One Cedecea neteri DNA segment encodes these proteins:
- a CDS encoding BglG family transcription antiterminator: protein MRFPNQRLAQLFEMLQNETLPQDELARRLSVSTRTVRADITALNALMSGFGAQFTLTRGAGYQLNIEDTERYGELVQHRPRQLRIPRTSPERVHYLVVRFLTAAFSLKLEDLAEEWFVSRATLQSDMAEVREWFNRYHLTIETRPRHGMKLFGSETAIRACLTDLLWQLALEDSENPLLTEEALNAGVPELLAGSLHDCFTRCHIRLTDEGEQFIRLYCSVAVRRISEGYPLPEFTADNVDVQVKEAARQIAALLQQLAGKPLSEAEEQWLQVHIASRQVQEVAPSAISADDDEALVNYILRYINTHYNYNLLSDEQLHADLLTHIKTMITRVRYQINIPNPLLANIKQHYPLAYDMTLAAVSSWGKYTPYAISENEIGFLVLHIGVGLERHYNIGYQRHPRVLLVCDTGNSTVRMLQAMLLRKYPQVEVTNIISLRDYEQLETVDEDFVISTARINEKEKPVVVMAPFPTDYQLEQLGKLVLVDRTRPYMLEKFFDASHFRIIDRPMTQQQLFLTLCEQLEREGVVDADFHPSVVEREAIVSTMLGEGIALPHSLGLLAKKTVVYTVLAPHGISWGDETAHVIFLLAISKSEYEEAMAIYDLFVTFLRERAMVRLRESKDFDSFKAVAMECLSKL from the coding sequence GTGAGATTCCCCAATCAACGGCTGGCTCAGCTTTTTGAGATGCTGCAAAACGAAACGCTGCCCCAGGATGAACTGGCGCGGCGTTTGTCCGTTTCTACTCGTACGGTTCGGGCCGACATCACGGCGCTTAATGCGCTGATGTCAGGCTTCGGGGCTCAGTTTACGCTTACCCGCGGTGCGGGCTATCAACTGAATATCGAGGATACTGAGCGTTACGGCGAGCTGGTGCAGCATCGCCCGCGTCAGCTTCGTATTCCTCGCACTTCGCCAGAACGCGTGCATTACCTTGTGGTGCGTTTTTTGACGGCGGCGTTTTCACTGAAGCTGGAAGATCTGGCCGAAGAGTGGTTTGTCAGCCGGGCCACGCTGCAAAGCGATATGGCCGAAGTGCGGGAGTGGTTTAACCGCTATCACCTGACTATTGAGACACGCCCGCGCCACGGCATGAAGCTGTTCGGCAGCGAAACGGCTATTCGCGCCTGCCTGACCGATCTGCTGTGGCAGTTAGCCTTAGAGGACAGCGAAAATCCGTTATTGACGGAAGAAGCGCTGAACGCGGGTGTCCCGGAGTTGCTCGCCGGTTCGCTGCACGATTGCTTTACCCGCTGCCACATCCGCCTGACCGATGAAGGCGAGCAGTTTATTCGCCTCTATTGTTCGGTGGCGGTTCGTCGCATCAGCGAAGGCTATCCGCTCCCGGAATTTACGGCGGATAACGTTGATGTCCAGGTGAAAGAGGCGGCCAGACAGATTGCCGCTCTTCTTCAGCAACTGGCGGGTAAGCCGCTTTCCGAAGCTGAAGAGCAGTGGCTGCAGGTGCATATCGCCTCGCGGCAGGTGCAGGAAGTGGCGCCGAGCGCGATCAGCGCCGACGATGACGAAGCGCTGGTTAACTACATCCTGCGCTACATCAACACCCACTATAACTACAACCTTCTTAGCGACGAGCAGCTGCACGCCGACCTGCTGACCCACATCAAGACGATGATCACCCGGGTGCGCTACCAGATAAACATCCCGAACCCCCTGCTGGCTAACATCAAACAGCATTATCCGCTGGCTTACGACATGACGCTGGCGGCGGTCTCAAGCTGGGGAAAATATACCCCTTACGCCATCAGTGAAAACGAAATTGGTTTTCTGGTGTTGCACATCGGCGTGGGTCTGGAACGCCATTACAACATTGGTTACCAGAGGCATCCTCGCGTGCTGCTGGTTTGCGATACCGGGAATTCGACGGTGCGTATGCTGCAGGCGATGCTGCTGCGTAAATATCCGCAGGTGGAAGTGACCAACATTATTTCTCTGCGCGACTACGAGCAGCTCGAAACCGTGGATGAGGACTTTGTGATCAGCACGGCGCGCATCAATGAGAAAGAAAAGCCGGTGGTGGTGATGGCGCCGTTCCCGACGGACTATCAGCTCGAACAGCTTGGCAAGCTGGTGCTGGTGGACAGAACAAGGCCTTACATGCTGGAGAAATTCTTCGATGCCAGCCATTTCCGCATTATCGATCGGCCTATGACTCAGCAGCAGCTGTTCCTGACACTCTGTGAGCAGCTGGAGCGGGAAGGCGTGGTTGATGCAGATTTTCATCCGTCGGTGGTGGAGCGCGAGGCCATCGTCAGTACCATGCTGGGCGAAGGCATTGCGCTGCCGCACTCGCTGGGCCTGCTGGCGAAAAAAACGGTGGTTTACACCGTGCTGGCGCCGCACGGTATTAGCTGGGGGGATGAGACGGCACACGTGATCTTCCTGCTGGCGATTAGCAAAAGCGAATACGAAGAGGCGATGGCGATTTACGACCTGTTTGTGACGTTCCTGCGTGAGCGAGCGATGGTTCGGCTGCGCGAGAGTAAGGATTTTGACAGTTTTAAAGCGGTGGCGATGGAGTGCCTGAGTAAGCTGTAA
- the dolP gene encoding division/outer membrane stress-associated lipid-binding lipoprotein produces the protein MKAITPVAVLISALLLQGCVGAVVVGSAAVATKTATDPRTVGTQVDDGTLELRVNSALNKDEQIKKEARINVTAYQGKVLLAGQSPNPDLASRAKQIALGVDGATEVYNEIRIMAPVGLGVASSDTWITTKVRSQLLTSDQVKSSNVKVTTENGEVFLLGLVTEREGKAAADIASRVSGVKHVTTAFTILK, from the coding sequence ATGAAGGCCATTACGCCAGTCGCAGTTCTTATTTCCGCGCTGTTGCTACAGGGCTGCGTCGGTGCCGTTGTTGTGGGAAGCGCCGCCGTAGCGACAAAAACTGCGACAGACCCACGCACCGTTGGGACTCAGGTTGATGACGGCACGCTTGAATTACGCGTGAACAGCGCGCTCAACAAGGATGAGCAAATCAAGAAAGAAGCGCGTATTAACGTGACGGCTTACCAGGGCAAAGTGTTACTGGCCGGTCAGTCTCCTAATCCGGATCTCGCCTCTCGCGCGAAGCAAATTGCGCTGGGCGTAGACGGCGCAACCGAAGTCTATAACGAGATTCGAATTATGGCTCCGGTCGGCCTGGGCGTTGCGTCTAGCGATACCTGGATCACCACAAAAGTTCGCTCTCAGTTGCTCACCAGCGACCAGGTGAAATCGTCTAACGTGAAGGTCACTACGGAGAATGGCGAAGTGTTCCTGCTTGGTCTGGTAACCGAACGTGAAGGTAAAGCCGCGGCGGATATTGCCAGCCGGGTTAGCGGCGTGAAGCACGTCACCACCGCGTTCACGATCCTGAAATAA
- the diaA gene encoding DnaA initiator-associating protein DiaA, translating to MLERIKVCFTESIQTQIAAAEALPDAISRAAMTLVQSLLNGNKILCCGNGTSAANAQHFAASMINRFETERPSLPAIALNADNVVLTAIANDRLHEEVYAKQVRALGHAGDVLLAISTRGNSRDIVKAVEAAVTRDMTIVALTGYDGGELAGLLGPQDVEIRIPSHRSARIQEMHMLTVNCLCDLIDNTLFPHQDG from the coding sequence GTGCTCGAAAGAATCAAAGTCTGCTTCACGGAAAGTATTCAAACTCAGATTGCCGCAGCGGAAGCCCTGCCGGACGCCATCTCCCGTGCCGCGATGACGCTGGTTCAGTCTTTGCTGAACGGCAACAAAATCCTCTGTTGTGGCAATGGTACCTCCGCCGCCAACGCACAGCATTTTGCTGCCAGCATGATCAACCGTTTTGAAACAGAGCGCCCTAGTTTACCGGCCATTGCACTTAATGCAGATAATGTGGTCTTAACCGCGATCGCTAACGACCGTCTGCATGAAGAAGTTTATGCCAAACAGGTCCGTGCGCTGGGCCACGCCGGGGACGTTTTGCTGGCGATTTCCACCCGAGGCAATAGCCGTGATATTGTCAAAGCGGTTGAGGCCGCTGTCACCCGCGACATGACCATCGTCGCGCTGACGGGCTATGACGGCGGCGAACTGGCAGGACTGTTGGGGCCACAGGATGTTGAAATCCGAATCCCTTCTCATCGCAGCGCCCGCATCCAGGAGATGCATATGCTGACGGTAAACTGTTTATGCGATCTGATCGACAATACGCTATTTCCCCACCAGGATGGCTAA
- a CDS encoding DUF4311 domain-containing protein yields the protein MFLIILFKSLIIGGLVGVGVGAGAARMFHAPTSQGMGAFRTLGELNSCEGDPASHFSFGLGFFFNAWASSVAAGAFTQDVDHRIIPNWGAAALMVKNRNVAETLHDPKKMAIACGIIGMIVVAFLNSTASAVPAALQVTAVKVLVPAANLLVNTVMPVIFWLAAIDAGKKSGFWATIFGGAAQLIMGNAVPGLVLGILIGKGVEESGWHRVTKVMMTAIVALFVLSAFFRGFDMKMIESFHMTVPNWLDLLHNSLSGK from the coding sequence ATGTTCTTAATCATACTATTCAAATCACTCATTATCGGCGGCCTCGTCGGTGTGGGCGTTGGTGCCGGGGCCGCGCGTATGTTCCATGCGCCAACCTCTCAGGGCATGGGCGCATTTCGTACACTCGGCGAGCTGAACTCCTGCGAAGGGGACCCGGCTTCTCACTTCTCCTTTGGGCTTGGCTTCTTCTTTAACGCCTGGGCATCTTCCGTCGCGGCGGGGGCATTCACCCAGGACGTTGACCACCGCATCATCCCTAACTGGGGCGCGGCGGCACTGATGGTGAAGAACCGTAACGTGGCGGAAACCCTCCACGACCCGAAAAAAATGGCTATCGCCTGCGGCATCATCGGCATGATCGTGGTGGCGTTCCTGAACTCTACGGCCTCTGCGGTGCCAGCGGCGCTTCAGGTCACGGCAGTCAAAGTGCTGGTGCCTGCGGCTAATTTGCTGGTGAACACTGTGATGCCGGTTATTTTCTGGCTGGCGGCTATCGATGCCGGTAAAAAATCTGGCTTCTGGGCAACCATTTTCGGCGGCGCAGCGCAGCTGATCATGGGCAACGCCGTGCCGGGGCTGGTGCTGGGTATCCTGATCGGTAAAGGCGTTGAAGAAAGCGGCTGGCACCGCGTCACCAAAGTGATGATGACGGCTATCGTGGCCCTGTTTGTGCTGAGTGCCTTCTTCCGCGGGTTCGACATGAAGATGATCGAGTCTTTCCACATGACCGTGCCGAACTGGCTGGATCTGCTGCATAACTCGCTGAGCGGCAAATAA
- a CDS encoding DgaE family pyridoxal phosphate-dependent ammonia lyase — translation MSSIYEKYNLKQVINASGRMTALGVSTPRPEVVDAVTTGMNHYFEMKDLVNKTGAYIAGLLDVEAATVVSCASAGIAQSVAAVLVKDNQWLIENLHAAPLENNEIVLPKGHNVNFGAPVGTMVNLGGGKIVEAGYANECSADQLAAAISPRTAAILYIKSHHSVQKSMLSVEQAVVVARKHNLPLIVDAAAEEDLQCYYRAGADLVIYSGAKAIEGPTSGLVIGKEQYVEWVKLQTGGIGRAMKVGKEGILGLTCAIEHYLSAAKESGAEMVAKMTPFIDSLNTLNGVTARVVWDAAGRDIARSEIKFDEATVGISTGELVSKLKQGEYAIYFRGYKANEGIIEADVRSVSAAQLEIIYRCIKALVSKEK, via the coding sequence ATGTCTTCGATCTATGAAAAATACAATTTAAAACAGGTGATTAACGCATCTGGCCGCATGACTGCCCTCGGTGTGTCTACGCCTCGCCCGGAAGTGGTGGACGCGGTCACCACCGGCATGAATCACTACTTCGAAATGAAGGATCTGGTCAACAAGACCGGCGCCTACATTGCCGGGCTGCTCGACGTTGAAGCGGCGACCGTGGTGTCCTGCGCTTCTGCCGGTATTGCCCAATCTGTAGCTGCGGTGCTGGTAAAAGACAATCAATGGCTGATCGAGAACCTGCATGCCGCCCCGCTGGAGAACAACGAGATTGTGCTGCCGAAGGGCCACAACGTTAACTTCGGTGCGCCGGTCGGCACTATGGTGAACCTGGGCGGCGGCAAAATCGTTGAAGCGGGCTACGCCAACGAATGTTCAGCAGACCAGCTGGCTGCGGCCATTTCTCCACGCACGGCGGCCATTCTTTACATCAAATCCCACCATTCGGTGCAGAAAAGCATGCTCAGCGTTGAGCAGGCTGTTGTCGTGGCACGTAAGCACAACCTGCCGCTGATTGTTGACGCTGCAGCAGAAGAAGATTTGCAGTGCTATTACCGCGCCGGGGCTGACCTGGTGATTTACAGCGGGGCGAAAGCCATTGAAGGCCCAACCAGTGGGCTGGTGATCGGCAAAGAGCAGTACGTCGAGTGGGTGAAGCTGCAAACTGGCGGCATCGGGCGTGCGATGAAAGTCGGTAAAGAAGGCATTCTCGGCCTGACCTGCGCGATTGAGCATTACCTGAGCGCGGCCAAAGAGAGCGGGGCCGAAATGGTCGCCAAAATGACGCCGTTTATCGACAGCCTGAACACGCTGAACGGCGTTACCGCGCGCGTGGTGTGGGACGCCGCTGGCCGTGATATCGCCCGCAGCGAAATCAAGTTCGATGAAGCGACCGTTGGCATCAGCACCGGCGAACTGGTCAGCAAGCTGAAACAAGGCGAATACGCCATCTACTTCCGTGGCTACAAGGCTAACGAAGGCATTATTGAAGCGGATGTGCGCAGCGTAAGTGCGGCACAGCTGGAGATTATTTACCGCTGCATCAAAGCGCTGGTAAGCAAGGAGAAATAA
- a CDS encoding DUF4310 family protein has translation MEQNKGFWYADWSFPIFVGLLSSGVFAGTHMYYLYGIGAFNEVAFVAMLKSGIDTGVYGAVAAFGASFLFARIIEGSLVGILDIGGAIQTGVGLGVPALLLGAGFVFPVANFAASLVTGLVIGLAIGYIIILARKFTINQSDSTYGADVMMGAGNASGRFLGPLIILSAMTASIPIGIGSLIGSLLFYLWGKPITGGAILGAMILGSIFPVAL, from the coding sequence ATGGAACAGAATAAAGGCTTTTGGTACGCGGACTGGTCATTCCCGATCTTTGTCGGCCTGCTCTCCTCCGGCGTGTTTGCCGGGACACACATGTACTACCTGTACGGTATCGGCGCGTTTAACGAAGTGGCCTTCGTGGCGATGCTGAAGTCCGGGATTGATACCGGCGTTTACGGCGCGGTGGCGGCGTTTGGCGCCAGCTTCCTGTTTGCCCGCATCATCGAAGGCTCTCTGGTCGGGATCCTGGATATTGGTGGGGCGATTCAAACCGGCGTAGGCCTCGGCGTTCCGGCGCTGCTGCTGGGCGCGGGCTTTGTCTTCCCGGTGGCAAACTTTGCCGCATCGCTGGTGACCGGCCTGGTGATTGGTCTCGCCATTGGCTACATCATCATCCTGGCACGTAAGTTCACCATCAATCAGAGCGACTCGACCTACGGGGCGGACGTCATGATGGGCGCGGGCAACGCCTCCGGCCGCTTCCTTGGGCCGTTGATTATCCTCAGCGCCATGACGGCTTCGATTCCTATCGGCATCGGCTCGTTGATCGGCTCTCTGCTGTTTTACCTCTGGGGCAAACCGATTACCGGCGGGGCGATCCTGGGCGCAATGATTTTAGGTTCCATTTTCCCGGTAGCGTTGTAA
- the dagF gene encoding 2-dehydro-3-deoxy-phosphogluconate aldolase: MKLTPNFYRDRVCLNVLAGSKENAKEIYQAAEGHVLVGVLSKNYPDVASAVADMRDYAALIDNALSVGLGAGDPNQSAMVSEISGQIQPQHVNQVFTGVGTSRALLGQNDSVVNGLVSPTGTVGMVKISTGPLSSGAADGIVPVETAIALLKDMGGSSIKYFPMGGLDCREEYQAVAEACAKHDFWLEPTGGIDLENYEEILKIALDAGVSKVIPHIYSSIIDKASGNTRPADVATLLAMTKKLVG, from the coding sequence ATGAAACTGACCCCGAATTTTTACCGTGACCGCGTGTGCCTGAACGTCCTGGCCGGCTCCAAAGAAAACGCCAAAGAGATTTACCAGGCGGCGGAAGGCCATGTGCTGGTCGGCGTGTTATCTAAAAACTACCCGGATGTAGCAAGCGCGGTCGCCGACATGCGTGATTACGCGGCGCTCATCGACAACGCGCTGTCCGTTGGCCTTGGTGCAGGCGACCCGAACCAATCTGCCATGGTGAGTGAAATCTCCGGCCAGATTCAGCCCCAGCACGTCAACCAGGTGTTTACCGGCGTGGGCACCAGCCGCGCGCTGCTGGGCCAGAATGACAGCGTGGTCAACGGCCTGGTTTCACCGACCGGCACCGTCGGGATGGTAAAAATCTCCACCGGCCCGTTAAGCTCTGGCGCTGCAGACGGTATCGTGCCTGTGGAGACCGCGATTGCGCTGCTGAAGGATATGGGCGGCAGCTCAATCAAATATTTCCCGATGGGTGGGCTGGACTGCCGCGAAGAGTATCAGGCGGTAGCGGAAGCCTGTGCGAAGCATGATTTCTGGCTGGAGCCGACCGGCGGCATCGATCTCGAGAACTACGAGGAGATCCTGAAGATTGCGCTGGATGCCGGCGTTAGCAAAGTGATCCCGCATATTTACAGTTCGATTATCGACAAGGCCAGCGGCAATACGCGTCCGGCAGATGTTGCCACGCTGTTGGCGATGACGAAGAAGCTGGTGGGGTAA
- a CDS encoding YraN family protein, which translates to MAAIQSGPDRSGLLNRKQRGAHYEQQARRYLEREGMRFVAANVHVRGGEIDLIMQQQQVIVFVEVRFRRNDKFGGAAASVTRSKQLRLLHAAQVWLSGKGQSFDTVDCRFDVLAFTGNEIAWLTNAFAADI; encoded by the coding sequence TTGGCTGCAATTCAGTCAGGGCCAGATCGTTCCGGTCTCCTGAACCGCAAGCAACGCGGCGCGCACTATGAACAGCAGGCGCGTCGCTATCTTGAGCGCGAAGGAATGCGCTTTGTGGCCGCGAACGTGCATGTTCGCGGCGGCGAAATCGACCTCATCATGCAACAGCAGCAGGTTATCGTTTTTGTGGAAGTGCGTTTTCGGCGTAACGATAAGTTCGGCGGAGCCGCCGCCAGCGTAACGCGCAGCAAGCAACTGCGCCTGCTGCATGCCGCTCAGGTTTGGCTTAGCGGCAAAGGTCAAAGTTTTGATACTGTAGATTGCCGTTTCGATGTGTTAGCTTTCACCGGCAATGAAATAGCGTGGCTGACCAACGCGTTTGCCGCCGATATCTAA
- a CDS encoding amidohydrolase/deacetylase family metallohydrolase encodes MFDLILRQARLVDDTVIDIALKDGKIAALGKITGEATEERQLNGRYYVSAGWIDSHVHCYPKSPIYHDEPDSVGIHTGVTTVVDAGSTGADDVDDFYQITRSAATEVYALLNISRVGLIAQNELSNMANIDADAVRGAVKRHPDFIVGLKARMSSSVVGDNGITPLVRAKAIQKENGDLPLMVHIGNNPPDLDEVAELLTSGDIITHCYNGKPNRILNPAGQLRASVAQAIQRGVRLDVGHGTASFSFDVARVAIQQGILPHSISSDIYCRNRISGPVHSLGAVMSKFLSIGLSLPQVIDCVTAHAADGLRLKNKGRLAVGLDGDLTVFELRRQPTVFTDAEQQTLTGDQALVALAAVRAGKWFTTEQGKAEHVFDL; translated from the coding sequence ATGTTTGACCTGATCCTGCGCCAGGCGCGGCTGGTGGACGATACCGTGATCGATATCGCCCTGAAGGACGGCAAGATTGCCGCCTTAGGCAAGATAACCGGCGAGGCAACTGAAGAGCGCCAGCTGAACGGCAGGTACTACGTCAGCGCCGGCTGGATTGACTCCCACGTTCACTGTTATCCCAAGTCCCCTATCTACCACGACGAACCTGACAGCGTAGGGATTCATACCGGCGTGACCACGGTCGTTGATGCCGGAAGCACCGGGGCCGATGACGTCGACGATTTCTATCAAATCACCCGCAGCGCCGCGACGGAAGTTTATGCGTTGCTCAACATCTCCCGCGTGGGCCTGATTGCCCAGAACGAACTGTCCAATATGGCGAATATTGACGCTGACGCCGTGCGCGGCGCGGTGAAGCGCCACCCGGACTTTATCGTGGGCTTAAAAGCGCGGATGAGCAGCAGCGTGGTGGGAGACAACGGAATTACGCCGCTGGTGCGCGCTAAGGCTATCCAAAAAGAAAACGGTGACTTGCCGCTGATGGTGCACATCGGCAACAACCCACCGGACCTCGATGAAGTGGCCGAGCTGCTGACCAGCGGCGATATCATCACCCACTGCTATAACGGTAAGCCGAACCGCATTCTTAATCCGGCCGGGCAACTGAGAGCCTCCGTGGCGCAGGCGATTCAGCGCGGCGTGCGTCTGGATGTCGGGCACGGCACCGCCAGCTTTAGTTTTGACGTGGCGCGTGTCGCTATTCAGCAGGGCATTCTGCCGCACAGCATCAGTTCGGATATCTACTGCCGCAACCGCATCAGCGGCCCGGTGCATTCACTTGGCGCAGTGATGTCGAAATTCCTCTCCATTGGCCTGTCGTTGCCTCAGGTTATCGACTGCGTGACCGCTCACGCTGCCGATGGATTACGTCTGAAAAATAAAGGTCGCCTGGCCGTGGGGCTTGATGGCGATCTGACCGTCTTTGAGCTGCGCCGCCAGCCAACGGTATTTACCGACGCAGAGCAGCAAACGCTGACGGGTGACCAGGCGCTGGTGGCGTTGGCCGCAGTGCGCGCCGGGAAATGGTTTACTACCGAACAAGGGAAAGCTGAACATGTCTTCGATCTATGA
- a CDS encoding lactonase family protein, which translates to MSARTLLVASFALLAAGNSAAQSHYAWVGTYNPNGEGLYRFQVDTKTGALSEKTLVSSLPNAAQLTASPDGKTLYVASEAEKGVVAALRVGDDGSVTELNQVSSGGAGPVYLSLTPQGKHLLVANYVSGSISVLPINADGSLQEASDKHQDSGEPGAAKPEAAVEGSFAASDHNGPHAHMIAADPSGKFVFSTDLGLDRIYQYRFDQNKGVLEPNDPPFIAASSKGAGPRHFVFAADGASLWLINEEASTLTHYKLDREKGTLTEGKTISSLPKGYKGTSFAAGLVLSHDGKQLYVANRLHNSIAHFSVGANGELTHQDDIWTRGDYPRGLTLDNTGKHLYALNQRSDNITRFSVAPGNGKLTFIEDYTAVGSPSQMVFTPFK; encoded by the coding sequence ATGTCTGCACGCACTCTGCTTGTTGCTTCATTTGCCTTACTCGCCGCTGGCAACAGCGCGGCGCAAAGTCATTACGCTTGGGTGGGAACCTACAACCCGAACGGCGAAGGACTTTACCGCTTCCAGGTTGACACCAAAACCGGCGCGCTTAGCGAGAAAACGCTGGTCAGCTCGCTGCCGAACGCCGCACAGCTCACCGCGTCGCCGGACGGTAAAACGCTGTATGTGGCCAGCGAAGCCGAGAAAGGCGTGGTAGCGGCATTGCGCGTGGGCGATGACGGAAGTGTGACCGAACTGAATCAGGTATCTTCCGGGGGCGCGGGCCCGGTTTATCTGTCTTTAACGCCGCAGGGCAAGCACCTGCTGGTGGCTAATTACGTGAGCGGCTCAATCTCCGTGCTGCCGATTAATGCAGATGGCAGCCTGCAGGAAGCCAGCGACAAGCATCAGGACAGCGGTGAGCCGGGGGCGGCGAAACCAGAAGCTGCGGTAGAAGGCAGCTTTGCCGCCAGCGATCATAACGGCCCGCATGCCCATATGATTGCCGCCGATCCGAGCGGCAAGTTTGTCTTCTCCACCGATCTTGGCCTGGATCGGATCTACCAGTATCGCTTTGATCAAAACAAAGGTGTGCTGGAGCCAAACGATCCGCCGTTTATCGCCGCCTCTTCAAAAGGCGCAGGACCGCGCCACTTTGTCTTTGCCGCAGACGGCGCGAGCCTGTGGTTGATTAACGAAGAAGCTTCTACGCTTACCCATTACAAGCTTGACCGAGAGAAAGGCACGCTGACCGAAGGAAAGACGATTTCTTCCCTGCCAAAAGGCTATAAGGGCACGAGCTTTGCCGCGGGCCTGGTGCTGAGCCACGACGGCAAGCAACTGTATGTGGCCAACCGCCTGCATAACAGCATCGCGCATTTCAGCGTGGGCGCTAATGGCGAGCTTACGCACCAGGACGATATCTGGACGCGAGGCGACTATCCACGAGGCCTGACGCTGGATAATACCGGCAAACATCTTTATGCCCTGAACCAGCGCAGCGATAACATTACTCGTTTTAGCGTGGCACCGGGCAACGGTAAATTAACTTTTATCGAGGATTATACGGCGGTGGGAAGCCCGTCACAGATGGTCTTCACCCCGTTTAAGTAA